In the genome of Halapricum salinum, one region contains:
- a CDS encoding sensor histidine kinase, with product MAVSLPASVSPVFVAYVAAFALAAVACFVSVSYVGRIEDPDTRRGLFALLLLTGGWASAHVGFLLAPTVELALGFYTVGLIVGIAAVGPWLYFCSAYTGRTLHRDRTYRQVLLGVFLLIVAVKLTNPVHGLYYEASYATVPFAHLAIRHQLAHWLAMGLAYGLSIVGYFMLLERFRQVSYDTRPLLALLGVTALPIVLDVVGFATPYLIDITYEPLGVAVFAVGVLSVYVYQFQAVQVTGGHDEPTILVDDEDRIREYNDSTETLFPQLRDGDGLGDPLWSTLPNVAEAADSDEPVLTLEHGDSVRYYRISETPFAADQPQLGRLIVLSDVTEREQYRQELERQNERLESFASMVSHDLRNPLNVAMARLELARNDRDDENLDTVADALLRMETLIDDVLALARQGQPIDEATTVSLSALAESAWEMVDVPDATLEIDGDTTFAADADRLQQLLENLYLNALEHGRSDGEQLTVRVGPLEDGFYVEDDGVGIPPDDREAIFESGYSTATHGTGFGLAIVGEIVAAHGWSITATEGRDGGARFEIRGVDPR from the coding sequence GTGGCAGTTTCGTTGCCCGCATCAGTGTCGCCAGTGTTCGTCGCTTACGTGGCAGCCTTCGCGCTCGCGGCCGTCGCCTGTTTCGTCAGTGTGAGTTACGTCGGCCGGATCGAAGACCCGGACACGCGACGCGGGTTGTTTGCACTGTTACTGCTGACCGGCGGCTGGGCGAGCGCGCACGTCGGCTTCCTGCTCGCGCCGACGGTCGAACTCGCGCTGGGATTCTATACTGTGGGACTGATCGTCGGCATCGCGGCCGTCGGGCCGTGGCTGTACTTCTGTTCGGCCTACACCGGCCGAACGCTGCATCGCGATCGAACCTATCGGCAGGTCCTGCTGGGCGTCTTCTTGCTGATCGTCGCCGTGAAGCTCACGAACCCGGTCCACGGCCTCTACTACGAGGCGAGCTACGCGACGGTCCCCTTTGCACATCTGGCGATCCGCCACCAGTTGGCCCACTGGCTGGCGATGGGACTGGCCTACGGGCTCTCGATCGTCGGCTACTTCATGCTACTCGAACGGTTTCGCCAGGTCAGCTACGATACGCGACCGCTGCTGGCGCTGCTGGGCGTGACCGCACTGCCGATCGTGTTGGACGTCGTCGGGTTCGCGACGCCCTACCTCATCGACATCACCTACGAACCGCTCGGGGTCGCGGTCTTCGCCGTCGGCGTCCTGTCGGTCTACGTCTACCAGTTCCAGGCGGTCCAGGTGACCGGCGGCCACGACGAGCCGACGATCCTCGTCGACGACGAGGACCGTATCCGCGAGTACAACGACAGCACCGAGACGCTGTTCCCGCAACTTCGCGACGGTGACGGTCTCGGCGACCCGCTGTGGTCAACGCTTCCGAACGTCGCCGAAGCCGCCGACAGCGACGAGCCCGTACTCACCCTCGAACACGGCGACAGCGTCCGCTACTACCGGATCTCGGAGACGCCCTTCGCCGCCGACCAGCCCCAGCTCGGCCGGCTGATCGTTCTCAGTGACGTCACCGAGCGCGAACAGTATCGCCAGGAACTCGAACGCCAGAACGAGCGCCTGGAGTCGTTCGCCAGCATGGTCAGCCACGACCTCCGCAACCCACTGAACGTGGCGATGGCCCGGCTCGAACTCGCTCGCAACGACCGTGACGACGAGAACCTCGACACGGTCGCGGACGCCCTGCTTCGGATGGAGACGCTCATCGACGACGTCCTCGCGCTCGCCAGACAGGGCCAACCCATCGACGAAGCGACGACAGTGAGTCTGTCGGCGCTGGCCGAGTCCGCCTGGGAGATGGTCGACGTCCCCGACGCGACCCTCGAAATCGACGGCGACACTACCTTCGCCGCCGACGCCGACCGCCTCCAGCAGTTGCTCGAAAATCTCTACCTAAACGCCCTGGAGCACGGCCGATCCGACGGCGAACAGCTGACGGTCCGCGTCGGCCCACTCGAAGATGGGTTCTACGTCGAGGACGACGGCGTTGGAATCCCTCCGGACGACCGCGAGGCTATCTTCGAGAGCGGGTACTCGACTGCGACACACGGCACCGGCTTCGGACTGGCGATCGTCGGGGAGATCGTCGCCGCCCACGGCTGGTCGATCACGGCCACCGAGGGGCGTGACGGCGGGGCGCGCTTCGAAATACGGGGCGTCGACCCGCGCTGA
- the pyrE gene encoding orotate phosphoribosyltransferase — translation MDTQRLIDALRAAEAVKFGEFELSHGGTSDYYVDKYVFETNPDCLELIAEAFAERLAELGGDTTLAGVALGAVPLVAVTSVETGRPYVIARKQQKEYGTANLIEGNLEEGEEVIILEDIATTGQSAVDAAEALREAGAVVERVIVVVDREEGAAENLAEHDLELESLVSASQLLADRE, via the coding sequence ATGGACACCCAACGACTCATCGACGCGCTTCGTGCGGCCGAGGCCGTCAAATTCGGCGAGTTCGAACTCTCCCACGGCGGGACGAGCGACTACTACGTCGACAAGTACGTCTTCGAGACCAATCCCGACTGTCTCGAACTGATCGCCGAGGCCTTCGCGGAGCGATTGGCCGAACTCGGCGGCGACACCACACTCGCGGGCGTCGCCCTCGGCGCGGTCCCGCTCGTGGCGGTCACCAGCGTCGAGACCGGCCGGCCCTACGTCATCGCGCGCAAACAGCAGAAAGAGTACGGCACCGCGAACCTCATCGAGGGCAATCTGGAGGAGGGTGAGGAAGTCATCATCCTCGAAGACATCGCGACCACGGGACAGAGTGCGGTCGACGCCGCCGAGGCGCTCCGGGAGGCGGGCGCGGTCGTCGAGCGCGTCATCGTCGTCGTCGACCGCGAGGAGGGCGCGGCCGAGAACCTCGCCGAACACGACCTCGAACTCGAATCGCTGGTGAGCGCGTCGCAACTACTGGCCGATCGCGAGTGA
- a CDS encoding class I SAM-dependent methyltransferase yields MSVREEFDDWAAEGRDRGMEERHWHTAKHALARMPIEDDDTVLDLGCGSGYAARAMRAAGGAARAYGLDGAPEMVRNARSYTDDPAVGFLVGDFEHLPFEDDSIDHVFSMEAFYYASDPMAALEELLRVLRPGGTFYCAVDFYADNPHTAAWTEYVDIEMSRWSRDDYHQRFREAGFHVAEQQAIPDREVEIPPASEFPTDDWNSREAMVEHYREYGTLLTVGVAP; encoded by the coding sequence ATGAGTGTCCGCGAGGAATTCGACGACTGGGCAGCCGAAGGCCGCGACAGAGGCATGGAAGAACGCCACTGGCACACCGCCAAGCACGCACTCGCCCGCATGCCGATCGAAGACGACGATACTGTTCTGGACCTCGGCTGTGGGAGCGGCTACGCCGCGCGCGCCATGCGAGCAGCCGGCGGCGCAGCACGCGCCTACGGTCTCGACGGGGCCCCCGAGATGGTGCGCAACGCCCGCAGCTACACCGACGACCCCGCAGTGGGATTCTTGGTCGGTGACTTCGAGCACCTTCCCTTCGAGGACGATTCCATCGACCACGTCTTCTCGATGGAGGCGTTCTACTACGCCAGCGATCCGATGGCCGCGCTCGAGGAGCTCCTCCGCGTCCTTCGACCCGGCGGCACGTTCTACTGTGCGGTCGACTTCTACGCCGACAATCCCCACACCGCCGCATGGACTGAGTACGTCGATATCGAGATGTCCCGCTGGTCGCGCGACGACTACCACCAGCGCTTCCGCGAGGCTGGCTTCCACGTCGCCGAGCAGCAGGCTATCCCCGATCGCGAGGTCGAGATCCCACCTGCGAGCGAGTTCCCCACCGACGACTGGAACTCCCGGGAAGCCATGGTCGAACACTACCGCGAATACGGGACCCTGCTGACTGTCGGCGTCGCGCCCTGA
- a CDS encoding quinone-dependent dihydroorotate dehydrogenase has product MSLYEILRPLLFRVPPETAHSIVHTGLKAVDGTPLPSLCRRGLAVEDDRLEVSAFGQTFPNPVGVAAGFDKNAEVPSALYGLGFGHVEVGGVTAEPQEGNPRPRLFRLVEDQGLVNRMGLNNDGADIVGRRLASSDVPFPVGVNLAKSESTPTEAAPADYRYTYERVAEGGDFFVVNVSCPNSEGFRDLQNRDTLEGILGELTDAGAAPLLVKLSPDLPEPAIEETLEVVEKYDLDGVIATNTTTDRPASLGSPSRVEEGGLSGKPIESEATKMVRFVARRTDAPVVGVGGVFTAADAYRKIRAGASLVQLYTGFVYRGPTIARSINRGLLTLLERDGFDHVSEAVGADL; this is encoded by the coding sequence ATGAGCCTCTATGAAATCCTGCGTCCGCTGTTGTTTCGAGTGCCCCCGGAGACGGCACACTCGATCGTCCACACTGGCCTGAAAGCAGTCGACGGGACGCCGCTGCCCTCGCTCTGTCGGCGCGGGTTGGCCGTCGAAGACGATCGCCTCGAAGTGAGCGCGTTCGGGCAGACGTTCCCCAACCCGGTCGGCGTCGCGGCGGGCTTCGACAAGAACGCCGAGGTGCCGAGCGCGCTGTATGGCCTCGGATTCGGCCACGTCGAGGTCGGTGGCGTCACTGCAGAGCCACAGGAAGGGAACCCGCGTCCGCGCCTCTTTCGTCTCGTCGAGGATCAAGGACTCGTCAACCGGATGGGCCTGAACAACGACGGGGCAGACATCGTCGGCAGACGGCTCGCCAGCAGTGACGTCCCCTTCCCTGTCGGCGTCAACCTCGCAAAGAGCGAGTCGACGCCCACGGAAGCGGCACCGGCCGACTACCGGTACACCTACGAGCGCGTGGCCGAGGGGGGCGACTTCTTCGTCGTCAACGTCTCCTGCCCCAATTCGGAGGGATTCCGTGACCTCCAGAACAGGGATACCCTCGAAGGTATTTTAGGAGAACTGACCGACGCAGGTGCAGCCCCCTTGTTGGTCAAGCTGTCACCCGATCTGCCTGAGCCGGCGATCGAGGAGACGCTGGAAGTAGTCGAGAAGTACGATCTCGACGGCGTGATCGCGACCAACACGACGACCGACCGGCCCGCGTCCCTGGGGAGTCCGAGTCGCGTCGAAGAGGGCGGCCTCTCGGGCAAGCCGATCGAGAGCGAGGCGACGAAGATGGTTCGGTTCGTCGCACGGCGGACGGACGCACCCGTCGTCGGGGTTGGCGGTGTCTTCACCGCAGCCGACGCCTATCGGAAGATCCGGGCGGGCGCGAGCCTCGTCCAGTTGTACACGGGCTTCGTCTACCGGGGACCGACGATCGCTCGCTCGATCAACCGTGGGCTGTTGACGCTGCTCGAACGGGATGGTTTCGACCACGTCAGCGAGGCCGTCGGGGCAGATCTATAG
- a CDS encoding glutathione S-transferase N-terminal domain-containing protein produces MPTLELYELDGCPYCAKVTKKLDELGLDYESHKVPRSHSERTEVKDISGQTGVPVLVDTEHGVDGMPESDDIVAYLEETYGSGAA; encoded by the coding sequence ATGCCAACCCTCGAACTCTACGAACTCGACGGCTGTCCGTACTGCGCGAAAGTCACGAAGAAACTCGACGAGCTCGGCCTCGACTACGAGTCCCACAAGGTCCCCCGGAGCCACAGCGAGCGCACCGAAGTCAAGGATATCTCGGGCCAGACCGGCGTGCCTGTCCTCGTCGACACTGAACACGGCGTCGACGGGATGCCCGAGAGCGACGATATCGTTGCCTACCTCGAAGAGACCTACGGCTCCGGCGCAGCCTAA
- a CDS encoding ADP-dependent glucokinase/phosphofructokinase — MTHVDDDPRAALDAITEYPVFLAHNANVDALCHVDESVESVLNPPGEAWPESIDSPEALATAITQTMARGDGDLLATTAEFDAWLAERLAPDEQRLGGQAAIMADLVSLLDGDPILWTYLLSDTQRAQFTHPESIRFPVVDGDSLSFVPLSEAPTTDQTKRNWIFEFSAGDRLFETTATADTRFIAATRPDRFNLETGLDPVVEQLGANVECALVSGYQSLKRVYDDGSTFDEHVERGAEFLRDLAAEGVTIQLEYGVTHKRDLRRALIEHVLPEIDAVGMDSRELELLCEDLQYAGGGPGPDIVSQYRTLKDLLARLGVDCIKVHTTDYFLAVMDADAYLDPEYVAEGWAMAAVVAASKATEGVIDEPSDLESGLDVDFSPPGVASLSQLGSYLGVDDPGPDLVATHDGVAVAAHANRVVDDPVSTVGLGDSIAVSNFLLENALSDSDF; from the coding sequence GTGACGCACGTCGACGACGATCCGCGAGCAGCACTGGACGCGATCACCGAGTATCCGGTCTTCCTCGCGCACAACGCGAACGTCGACGCGCTCTGCCACGTCGACGAGAGCGTCGAGTCGGTTCTGAATCCGCCGGGCGAGGCCTGGCCCGAGAGTATCGATTCGCCCGAGGCACTGGCGACGGCCATCACCCAGACGATGGCCCGTGGCGACGGCGACCTGCTCGCGACAACCGCAGAGTTCGACGCCTGGCTGGCCGAGCGACTCGCCCCCGACGAACAGCGACTGGGCGGGCAGGCCGCGATCATGGCCGACCTCGTCTCGTTACTCGACGGCGACCCGATTCTGTGGACCTATCTGCTCTCGGACACCCAGCGCGCGCAGTTCACCCACCCCGAGTCGATCCGATTTCCGGTCGTCGACGGCGACTCACTGTCGTTCGTCCCGCTCTCGGAGGCCCCGACGACCGACCAGACGAAACGCAACTGGATCTTTGAGTTCTCGGCGGGCGATCGGCTGTTCGAGACGACCGCGACCGCCGACACGCGATTCATCGCCGCGACGCGGCCGGATCGATTCAACCTCGAAACCGGGCTCGACCCCGTCGTCGAGCAACTGGGCGCGAACGTCGAGTGCGCGCTGGTCTCGGGCTACCAGAGCCTCAAACGCGTCTACGACGACGGCTCGACGTTCGACGAGCACGTCGAGCGCGGGGCCGAATTTCTGCGCGATCTCGCCGCCGAGGGTGTGACGATTCAACTTGAGTATGGGGTCACGCACAAGCGCGACCTCCGTCGGGCGCTGATCGAGCACGTCCTGCCCGAGATCGACGCCGTCGGGATGGACTCGCGGGAACTCGAACTGCTCTGTGAGGATCTTCAGTATGCGGGTGGTGGCCCGGGACCCGATATCGTCTCCCAGTACCGCACACTCAAGGATCTCCTGGCTCGGCTGGGCGTCGACTGTATCAAAGTCCACACCACGGACTACTTCCTCGCAGTGATGGACGCCGACGCCTATCTCGATCCCGAGTACGTCGCCGAGGGCTGGGCCATGGCCGCCGTCGTCGCCGCGAGCAAGGCCACTGAGGGCGTCATCGACGAACCCAGCGACCTGGAATCCGGCCTCGACGTCGACTTCTCGCCCCCCGGTGTTGCGTCGCTCTCGCAACTGGGTTCGTATCTCGGGGTCGACGATCCCGGCCCCGATCTCGTGGCGACGCACGACGGCGTCGCGGTCGCCGCTCACGCCAACCGCGTCGTCGACGACCCCGTGAGTACGGTCGGGCTGGGCGACTCGATCGCCGTCTCGAACTTCCTCCTGGAGAACGCGCTCTCTGATTCTGACTTCTGA
- a CDS encoding L-threonylcarbamoyladenylate synthase, producing MPNVADAVDAIRNGELVIYPTETVYGLGADALDPDAVARVFEAKGRSRDKPISLAVPDVEAALGYTDPTGLEQEFMHEFLPGPVTVLVERRETVPDILTAGREQVGVRVPDHDLALSLLADVAPITATSANVSGQPSARRVADLDSITDSAAVVLDGGETGGTGSTVVDVEAGEIHRRGANADAIEAWLDEHR from the coding sequence ATGCCGAACGTCGCCGACGCAGTCGACGCCATCCGCAACGGCGAACTGGTGATCTACCCGACCGAGACAGTGTACGGACTCGGCGCGGACGCGCTCGACCCTGACGCCGTCGCGCGCGTCTTCGAGGCCAAGGGCCGGAGTCGGGACAAACCGATCTCGCTGGCGGTCCCGGACGTCGAAGCCGCGCTGGGCTACACCGATCCCACAGGCCTCGAACAGGAGTTTATGCACGAATTTCTGCCTGGGCCGGTGACTGTGCTGGTCGAGCGCCGCGAGACGGTGCCGGATATTCTGACCGCCGGCCGCGAACAGGTGGGCGTGCGCGTGCCCGACCACGACCTGGCGCTGTCGCTGCTTGCCGACGTCGCGCCGATCACCGCGACAAGTGCGAACGTCAGCGGCCAGCCAAGCGCGCGCCGCGTGGCCGATCTGGATTCCATCACCGATTCGGCGGCCGTGGTGCTGGACGGCGGCGAGACTGGCGGGACGGGGAGTACGGTCGTCGACGTCGAAGCTGGGGAGATCCACCGTCGGGGCGCGAACGCCGACGCGATCGAGGCGTGGCTCGACGAGCATCGCTGA
- a CDS encoding NCS2 family permease — protein MVRETLADYFGFEEHGTNLETEILAGATTFLTMSYIIVVNPSILSIAITPEGVSPDRVFQMLSVITILAAAVAMFVMAFYANRPIGLAPGMGLNAFFLTVVLSPALGISWQTALAAVFVEGILFMILTAVGLRETIINLFPEPVKYGVGAGIGLFLAIIGLQFMRISAADTTNITSLNPVLAQDPVAVVSLLGVFLTLALYARGMRGSIIIGIIATAIGGYVASALGVVPYSGQLPEPITLYQTTGGLAPGIDQITYDAAAYDITPIAGGFIEGFQQVDIVTFSFVVFTFFFVDFFDTAGTLTGLGQAAGFLDEDGEFPEMEKPLMADAVGTTAGGILGTSTVTAFIESSTGIEEGGRTGMTALVVAVLFLLTLPVVPLLAVIPDFAPYVALVVVALLMFQNVTDIQWDDVTHSIPAGLTIAIMPLTHSIANGIAAGMISYPIVKAAKGEASDVHIAQWIMAGAFVVYYVVRTNTLA, from the coding sequence ATGGTACGCGAGACACTCGCGGACTACTTTGGCTTCGAGGAGCATGGGACGAACTTAGAAACAGAAATTCTCGCCGGGGCAACCACGTTCCTGACGATGAGTTACATCATCGTGGTGAACCCGTCGATCTTATCCATCGCGATCACCCCCGAGGGCGTTTCCCCGGACCGGGTCTTCCAGATGCTGTCAGTGATTACTATCCTCGCGGCAGCCGTCGCGATGTTCGTGATGGCGTTCTACGCCAACAGACCGATCGGCTTAGCACCAGGAATGGGGCTGAACGCCTTCTTTTTGACGGTCGTCCTGTCACCAGCGCTCGGAATATCGTGGCAGACAGCCCTCGCAGCAGTCTTCGTCGAAGGAATCCTGTTTATGATTCTGACTGCTGTCGGGCTACGAGAGACGATCATCAATCTGTTTCCTGAACCAGTCAAATACGGCGTCGGCGCAGGAATCGGGTTGTTCCTCGCCATCATCGGCCTGCAGTTCATGCGAATCTCGGCCGCCGACACGACCAACATCACGTCGCTCAATCCGGTCCTCGCTCAGGATCCAGTTGCAGTCGTCTCGCTTCTCGGTGTCTTCCTGACGCTGGCGCTGTACGCACGCGGAATGCGAGGCTCGATCATCATCGGGATCATCGCGACGGCTATCGGTGGCTACGTCGCGAGCGCGCTCGGCGTGGTTCCGTACTCCGGTCAACTCCCAGAGCCGATCACGCTCTATCAGACGACGGGCGGACTCGCTCCTGGGATCGATCAGATCACCTACGACGCTGCCGCCTACGACATTACGCCGATCGCCGGTGGGTTCATCGAAGGGTTCCAGCAAGTCGACATCGTGACGTTCTCGTTCGTCGTGTTCACGTTCTTCTTCGTCGACTTCTTCGACACTGCCGGGACGCTGACCGGCCTCGGTCAGGCTGCTGGGTTCCTCGACGAGGACGGCGAGTTCCCCGAGATGGAAAAGCCGCTCATGGCTGACGCTGTTGGTACGACCGCCGGTGGTATTCTCGGCACCTCGACGGTCACCGCCTTCATCGAATCGTCGACGGGTATCGAGGAGGGTGGCCGTACTGGGATGACGGCGCTCGTCGTCGCAGTTCTGTTCCTGTTGACGCTTCCTGTCGTTCCGCTGCTGGCAGTGATTCCGGACTTCGCGCCGTACGTCGCACTCGTCGTCGTCGCGCTACTGATGTTTCAGAACGTGACTGACATTCAGTGGGACGACGTCACCCACTCGATTCCGGCTGGCCTTACAATCGCGATCATGCCGTTGACACACTCGATCGCCAACGGGATCGCTGCCGGGATGATCAGCTATCCGATCGTCAAGGCAGCCAAGGGCGAAGCGAGTGACGTGCACATCGCACAGTGGATCATGGCAGGCGCCTTCGTCGTCTATTACGTCGTTCGAACCAACACGCTCGCGTAA
- a CDS encoding non-histone chromosomal MC1 family protein codes for MARDQEKRNFALRDDDGTESSVFSGSTPRQAALKAARRLDPAPSEDAANPEQLRLREKGTKKVHIYEGWAWEESAPEDKPDWMPGDITKGNVSKEGVEHLDEI; via the coding sequence ATGGCACGCGACCAAGAAAAGCGGAACTTCGCGCTCCGCGACGACGACGGCACAGAATCGAGCGTCTTCTCGGGTAGCACCCCTCGCCAGGCAGCGCTGAAGGCGGCACGACGACTCGACCCTGCTCCGAGTGAGGACGCAGCCAACCCGGAGCAACTCCGGCTACGGGAGAAAGGGACGAAGAAAGTCCACATCTACGAGGGCTGGGCTTGGGAGGAGTCGGCCCCCGAAGACAAACCGGACTGGATGCCCGGCGACATCACGAAGGGCAACGTCTCCAAAGAGGGCGTCGAGCACCTCGACGAGATCTAA
- a CDS encoding glycosyltransferase: MRVAFVSMETTHHDDSEGVQRIERIARLLAERGHEVTIFCAQSWEHGRETVTDSELIYHGVTGGPAPTSFALRLPWALWRFDPDIVHAAPTPASQVAAASIGGSLARAPLVLEYFGDAVPSGRWAGRALAKPARIVAPSEMVRTELRERGVPAERLQLVPESIDMDFVREVEAADNVDVAFAHPLDETANLKSFLLGLAELRDRDWSARIIGDGPAREDYENEVEELRIDDRVEFVGECSREERLSIYKGAHAFVQTAYEEYFASELLWALSCGCVGIVEYQAESSAHELIENYDRSFRVTTPQQIADAIEEAGNFEHLTVDEEWADFDHRPVLEQYLQLYRDLQDAYGLL, from the coding sequence ATGCGGGTCGCGTTCGTCTCCATGGAGACGACCCACCACGACGACAGCGAGGGCGTCCAGCGGATCGAGCGGATCGCTCGTCTGCTGGCCGAACGCGGCCACGAGGTCACGATCTTCTGCGCCCAGTCCTGGGAGCACGGCCGCGAAACCGTGACCGATTCGGAGCTGATCTACCACGGCGTGACGGGCGGTCCCGCCCCGACGTCGTTCGCGCTGCGGCTCCCGTGGGCCCTGTGGCGCTTCGACCCCGACATCGTCCACGCCGCCCCGACGCCCGCCTCGCAGGTCGCCGCCGCCAGTATAGGAGGCTCGCTCGCCCGCGCACCGCTCGTGCTGGAGTACTTCGGCGACGCCGTCCCGAGTGGACGCTGGGCCGGCCGCGCGCTCGCCAAACCCGCCCGGATCGTCGCCCCCTCGGAGATGGTTCGGACCGAGTTGCGCGAGCGCGGCGTCCCGGCCGAGCGCCTCCAGCTCGTCCCCGAGAGTATCGACATGGACTTCGTCCGGGAGGTCGAGGCCGCCGACAACGTCGACGTCGCCTTCGCCCACCCGCTGGACGAGACGGCCAACCTCAAGAGTTTCCTGCTCGGCCTGGCCGAGTTACGGGATCGTGACTGGTCGGCCCGAATCATCGGCGACGGCCCCGCTCGCGAGGACTACGAGAACGAGGTCGAAGAGTTGCGGATCGACGACCGCGTCGAGTTCGTGGGTGAGTGTTCTCGCGAGGAGCGGCTGTCGATCTACAAGGGTGCCCACGCGTTCGTCCAGACCGCCTACGAGGAGTACTTCGCGAGCGAACTGCTGTGGGCGCTTTCCTGTGGCTGTGTCGGGATCGTCGAGTACCAGGCCGAGTCGAGTGCGCACGAGCTCATCGAGAACTACGATCGCAGTTTTCGGGTGACGACGCCCCAGCAGATCGCCGACGCGATCGAGGAGGCCGGAAACTTCGAGCACCTGACCGTCGACGAGGAGTGGGCCGACTTCGATCATCGCCCGGTGCTGGAGCAATACCTCCAACTCTACCGGGATCTGCAGGACGCATATGGATTGCTTTGA